From one Streptomyces spiramyceticus genomic stretch:
- a CDS encoding RDD family protein translates to MSELVTGDAVVLGLRPARLPSRALALVIDMAVVWTAYLIISLGLAVATASLDEAAGMALAVASFLLVLVGAPIAVETLTHGRSLGKMACGLRVVRDDGGPIRFRHALVRGAVGVVEILMTFGVIACIASLVSERGRRIGDVLAGTLVVRERVSAGRVAVVPPPPPWLVGRFAGLDLSGVPDALWLAVRQYLTRMGQLDPQVSWSMAERLAGDLAARTGAPAPQGVPPAAYLAAVVNERQARDARRAFVAPGAVEAGGGGAGAADVVASAYVSPYVSPYGAAIPVAPGAPDSSAIADASTAPGRIRKNGAGQAEAADEAPEDAAPSATGFAPPA, encoded by the coding sequence GTGAGTGAGCTTGTGACGGGCGATGCGGTTGTACTGGGGCTGCGTCCGGCGAGGCTGCCGAGCCGGGCACTTGCTCTGGTGATCGACATGGCCGTGGTGTGGACGGCGTATCTCATCATTTCGCTCGGGCTGGCTGTTGCTACTGCCTCGCTGGACGAGGCGGCCGGGATGGCGCTCGCTGTGGCCTCGTTCCTGCTGGTGCTTGTGGGTGCGCCGATCGCGGTGGAGACGCTCACGCATGGGCGGTCGCTCGGGAAGATGGCCTGCGGGCTGCGGGTGGTGCGGGACGACGGGGGGCCGATCCGGTTCCGGCACGCGCTGGTGCGCGGGGCTGTCGGGGTCGTGGAGATCCTGATGACGTTCGGGGTCATAGCCTGCATCGCTTCGCTGGTGTCCGAGCGGGGGCGGCGGATCGGTGATGTCCTGGCCGGGACCCTTGTGGTGCGGGAGCGGGTGTCGGCTGGGCGCGTGGCTGTTGTGCCGCCTCCGCCGCCGTGGCTGGTGGGGCGGTTCGCGGGGCTGGATCTGTCGGGGGTGCCGGACGCGCTGTGGCTCGCGGTACGGCAGTACCTGACGCGGATGGGGCAGCTCGATCCGCAGGTGAGCTGGTCGATGGCGGAGCGGCTGGCGGGTGACCTGGCGGCTCGTACTGGGGCGCCTGCGCCGCAGGGCGTGCCACCGGCTGCTTATCTGGCGGCGGTGGTGAACGAGCGGCAGGCGCGGGATGCGCGGCGGGCGTTTGTGGCGCCGGGGGCGGTGGAGGCGGGCGGCGGGGGCGCCGGGGCGGCCGATGTGGTGGCCAGTGCTTATGTCAGCCCTTACGTCAGTCCATATGGTGCGGCAATACCCGTGGCCCCGGGTGCGCCGGACTCATCGGCGATCGCGGATGCGTCTACAGCTCCGGGGCGGATCAGGAAGAACGGAGCTGGGCAGGCGGAGGCAGCCGACGAGGCGCCTGAGGATGCGGCGCCGTCCGCTACCGGGTTCGCGCCGCCTGCCTGA
- a CDS encoding DUF58 domain-containing protein has product MALTGRTALLAALGAIPIGILAPNWSGVLALNAPLTLAILCDYAMAAPVQKLRFTRTGDTSVRLGDGAEITLTITNPSRRHLRAQVRDAWPPSSWPTGSEQAASRHKLTIPAGERRRLTTLLRPTRRGDRHAERITIRSYGPLGLAARQGSHRVPWTVRVLPPFGSRKHLPSKLARLRELDGRTSVLTRGEGTEFDSLRDYIPGDDTRSIDWRATARQNTVAVRTWRPERDRHILLVLDTGRTSAGRVGDVPRLDASMDAVLLLAALASRAGDRVDLLAYDRRIRAQVQGRTAGDVLPALVNALAPLEPTLVETDARGLSAAALKNAPRRSLIVLLTSLEAAPVEEGILPVLPQLTQRHTVLVASVADPRIKEMATARGTVDAVYEAAAATQAQEQRRRTAEKLTRHGVTVVDATPDDLAPALADAYLALKAAGRL; this is encoded by the coding sequence GTGGCCCTCACCGGACGAACCGCTCTCCTCGCGGCCCTTGGCGCGATCCCCATCGGCATCCTGGCGCCGAACTGGTCCGGAGTCCTCGCCCTGAACGCTCCCCTCACACTCGCAATTCTGTGCGACTACGCCATGGCAGCACCAGTGCAAAAGCTCCGTTTCACTCGAACTGGTGATACGTCAGTTCGACTGGGTGACGGCGCCGAGATCACGTTGACCATCACCAACCCCTCGCGCCGCCACCTCCGCGCCCAGGTCCGGGACGCATGGCCGCCGAGCAGCTGGCCGACCGGCAGCGAGCAGGCCGCGTCACGCCACAAGCTGACGATCCCGGCCGGAGAACGCCGCCGCCTCACCACGCTCCTCCGCCCAACCCGCCGCGGCGACCGCCATGCCGAACGCATCACCATTCGCTCGTACGGTCCCCTCGGGCTCGCCGCTCGTCAGGGCAGCCATAGGGTCCCCTGGACAGTCCGCGTGCTGCCTCCCTTCGGAAGCCGCAAGCACCTGCCGTCCAAACTGGCCCGCCTTCGAGAGCTCGACGGCCGAACCAGCGTGCTGACCCGCGGCGAGGGCACCGAGTTCGACAGCCTCCGCGACTACATTCCCGGCGATGACACCCGCTCCATCGACTGGCGTGCCACCGCGCGGCAGAACACCGTCGCGGTGCGCACCTGGCGCCCCGAACGCGACCGCCACATCTTGCTGGTCCTCGACACGGGCCGCACCTCGGCGGGCCGTGTGGGAGACGTGCCGCGCCTTGACGCCTCCATGGACGCCGTCCTCCTCCTCGCAGCGCTGGCTTCGCGCGCCGGCGACCGAGTGGACCTACTCGCCTACGATCGCCGAATCCGCGCCCAGGTCCAAGGCCGCACCGCAGGCGACGTTCTTCCCGCGCTGGTCAACGCGCTGGCACCACTGGAGCCAACGCTGGTCGAAACCGACGCCCGCGGCCTCAGCGCCGCGGCGCTCAAGAACGCTCCGCGCCGCTCCCTCATCGTCCTGCTCACGAGCTTGGAAGCCGCTCCCGTCGAAGAGGGCATTCTCCCGGTCCTCCCGCAGCTCACGCAGCGCCACACGGTCCTCGTGGCCTCTGTTGCAGACCCCCGAATCAAGGAGATGGCAACGGCCCGCGGCACAGTGGACGCGGTGTACGAAGCCGCCGCCGCCACCCAGGCCCAGGAACAGCGCCGCCGTACGGCAGAAAAGCTCACCCGTCACGGAGTCACCGTCGTTGACGCCACCCCGGACGACTTGGCCCCCGCTCTGGCCGACGCCTATCTCGCACTGAAAGCCGCAGGCCGCCTCTAG
- a CDS encoding stage II sporulation protein M, with protein sequence MDLDVFVTAHHPEWDRLDHLLRRGRRLTGAEADELVALYQRTATHLSLIQSSAPDPMLTARLTQLVARARSTVTGTRRASWRDAARFLTSGFPAAMYRSRHWWVPTALLSTAVAILIGWWIATHPEVQSAIAAPDELRELTRPGGQYETYYSSHPAASFAAQVWTNNAQAAAMCLVLGAFLCFPVVWILFLNMLNLGVGIGLMSSAGRLDTFLGLVLPHGLLELTAVFVAAGTGLRLGWTLIDPGPRTRRAALAQEGRAALGMAIGLALVLFVSGVIEGFVTPSGLPTWARITIGIVAELAFLAYVYVLGGRAARAGDRGDLEAADRSAELPTAA encoded by the coding sequence ATGGACCTCGACGTCTTCGTCACCGCCCACCACCCGGAGTGGGACCGCCTGGACCACCTTCTGCGCCGCGGCCGCCGCCTCACCGGTGCGGAGGCCGACGAACTCGTCGCCCTCTACCAGCGCACGGCCACCCACCTCTCGCTGATCCAGTCCAGCGCCCCCGACCCCATGCTCACCGCGCGCCTCACACAGCTGGTGGCCCGAGCCCGCTCCACCGTGACCGGCACCCGCCGCGCCTCCTGGCGCGACGCGGCCCGCTTCCTGACCTCCGGCTTTCCGGCCGCGATGTACCGCTCCCGCCATTGGTGGGTTCCCACGGCCCTGCTCTCCACCGCCGTGGCCATCCTGATCGGCTGGTGGATCGCCACCCACCCCGAGGTCCAATCCGCGATCGCCGCCCCGGACGAACTCCGCGAGCTGACCCGCCCCGGCGGCCAGTACGAGACCTACTACTCCAGCCACCCCGCAGCGTCCTTCGCTGCCCAGGTCTGGACGAACAACGCCCAGGCCGCAGCCATGTGCCTGGTCCTTGGCGCCTTCCTCTGCTTCCCGGTGGTCTGGATCCTCTTCCTCAACATGCTGAATCTCGGCGTCGGGATCGGCCTGATGTCCTCGGCCGGCCGCCTCGACACCTTCCTCGGCCTGGTGCTCCCGCACGGCCTGCTCGAACTCACGGCAGTCTTCGTCGCCGCCGGTACGGGCCTGCGCCTCGGCTGGACCCTCATCGACCCGGGCCCCCGCACCCGCCGGGCGGCCCTCGCCCAGGAAGGCCGCGCAGCCCTGGGCATGGCCATCGGTCTGGCCCTGGTCCTCTTCGTCTCGGGCGTGATCGAAGGTTTCGTTACGCCGTCGGGCCTGCCCACCTGGGCGCGCATCACCATCGGCATCGTCGCCGAGCTGGCATTTCTTGCCTACGTCTACGTACTGGGAGGCCGGGCAGCCCGAGCCGGAGACCGCGGCGACCTCGAGGCCGCCGACCGCAGCGCGGAGCTCCCCACAGCCGCGTGA
- the ahcY gene encoding adenosylhomocysteinase encodes MTTVATGQDFKVADLSLAAFGRKEITLAEHEMPGLMSIRKEYAATQPLAGARVTGSLHMTVQTAVLIETLVALGAEVRWASCNIFSTQDHAAAAVAVGPNGTPEAPAGVPVFAWKGETLEEYWWCTEQALTWPNTPTGGPNMILDDGGDATLLVHKGVEFEKAGAVPDPATADSEEYSYILRLLNRTLGENPQKWTQLSSEIRGVTEETTTGVHRLYEMHRDGTLLFPAINVNDAVTKSKFDNKYGCRHSLIDGINRATDVLIGGKVAVVCGYGDVGKGCAESLRGQGARVIVTEIDPICALQAAMDGYQVATLDDVIDIADIFITTTGNKDIIMAADMAKMKHQAIVGNIGHFDNEIDMAGLAAVPGIVKDEVKPQVHTWTFPDGKVLIVLSEGRLLNLGNATGHPSFVMSNSFADQTLAQIELFTKPEEYPTDVYVLPKHLDEKVARLHLDALGVKLTTLRPEQAAYIGVQVEGPFKPDHYRY; translated from the coding sequence ATGACGACTGTCGCCACCGGCCAGGACTTCAAGGTCGCGGACCTCTCACTTGCCGCCTTCGGCCGCAAGGAGATCACTCTCGCCGAGCACGAGATGCCCGGCCTGATGTCGATCCGCAAGGAGTACGCCGCCACCCAGCCGCTCGCCGGCGCCCGTGTCACCGGCTCCCTGCACATGACCGTCCAGACCGCCGTACTCATCGAGACCCTGGTCGCCCTGGGCGCCGAGGTCCGCTGGGCCTCCTGCAACATCTTCTCCACCCAGGACCACGCCGCCGCCGCTGTCGCCGTCGGCCCGAACGGCACCCCGGAAGCCCCCGCCGGCGTCCCGGTCTTCGCCTGGAAGGGCGAGACGCTGGAGGAGTACTGGTGGTGCACGGAGCAGGCCCTGACCTGGCCGAACACCCCCACCGGCGGCCCGAACATGATCCTGGACGACGGTGGTGACGCCACCCTCCTCGTCCACAAGGGCGTCGAGTTCGAGAAGGCCGGCGCGGTCCCGGACCCGGCCACCGCGGACAGCGAGGAGTACAGCTACATCCTCCGCCTGCTGAACCGCACCCTCGGCGAGAACCCGCAGAAGTGGACCCAGCTGTCCTCCGAGATTCGCGGCGTCACCGAGGAGACCACCACCGGTGTCCACCGCCTGTACGAGATGCACCGCGACGGCACCCTCCTCTTCCCGGCGATCAACGTGAACGACGCCGTGACGAAGTCGAAGTTCGACAACAAGTACGGCTGCCGGCACTCCCTGATCGACGGCATCAACCGCGCCACCGACGTCCTCATCGGCGGCAAGGTCGCGGTCGTCTGCGGCTACGGCGACGTCGGCAAGGGCTGCGCGGAGTCCCTGCGTGGCCAGGGCGCCCGTGTGATCGTCACCGAGATCGACCCGATCTGCGCGCTGCAGGCGGCGATGGACGGCTACCAGGTCGCGACGCTCGACGACGTCATCGACATCGCCGACATCTTCATCACCACGACCGGCAACAAGGACATCATCATGGCCGCGGACATGGCCAAGATGAAGCACCAGGCGATCGTCGGCAACATCGGTCACTTCGACAACGAGATCGACATGGCCGGCCTCGCCGCCGTCCCCGGGATCGTCAAGGACGAGGTCAAGCCGCAGGTCCACACCTGGACCTTCCCCGACGGCAAGGTCCTCATCGTCCTGTCCGAGGGCCGCCTGCTGAACCTGGGCAACGCGACCGGCCACCCCTCGTTCGTGATGTCCAACTCCTTCGCGGACCAGACCCTGGCCCAGATCGAGCTGTTCACCAAGCCCGAGGAGTACCCGACCGACGTCTACGTGCTGCCCAAGCACCTCGACGAGAAGGTCGCCCGCCTCCACCTCGATGCCCTCGGCGTCAAGCTCACGACCCTGCGTCCCGAGCAGGCCGCCTACATCGGCGTCCAGGTAGAGGGCCCGTTCAAGCCCGACCACTACCGCTACTGA
- the manA gene encoding mannose-6-phosphate isomerase, class I — protein MDRLSNTVRPYAWGSTTAIPELLGVAPTGEPQAEMWMGTHPGAPSRVTRAERTGEGTAEQIALSDVIAAEPERELGTAAAKKFGPRLPFLLKILAAGAPLSLQVHPNLAQAKEGYAAEESAGVPIDAPHRNYKDANHKPELICALTPFEGLCGFRAPLEAADAIATLDVDSLKPYVDLLHAHPEEAALREVLTAVLTADPVEMRETVTAAAAAAERLGGAYAPYATLAHHFPGDPGVIAAMLLNYVQLQPGEALFLGAGVPHAYLSGLGVEIMANSDNVLRCGLTPKHVDVPELLRIVRFEAGDPGVLRPEASPEGEELYETPIDEFRLSRYVLAEGAAPRTLPSGTPQILLCTGGRIRAGELTLSPGESAFVPAGESAELSGTGTLFRATVAA, from the coding sequence ATGGACCGCCTCTCGAACACCGTGCGCCCCTACGCCTGGGGTTCCACGACCGCCATCCCGGAGCTGCTCGGCGTCGCCCCCACCGGTGAGCCCCAGGCCGAGATGTGGATGGGCACCCACCCCGGGGCACCCTCGCGCGTCACCCGGGCCGAACGCACCGGCGAAGGCACCGCCGAACAGATCGCCCTCTCGGACGTGATCGCCGCAGAACCGGAGCGCGAACTCGGCACCGCAGCGGCAAAGAAGTTCGGCCCCCGCCTTCCCTTCCTCCTCAAGATCCTCGCGGCCGGCGCCCCCCTCTCCCTCCAGGTCCACCCGAACCTCGCCCAGGCCAAAGAGGGTTACGCCGCCGAGGAGAGCGCCGGCGTCCCGATCGACGCCCCGCACCGCAACTACAAGGACGCCAACCACAAGCCCGAACTGATCTGCGCGCTCACCCCCTTCGAGGGCCTGTGCGGCTTCCGCGCCCCCCTGGAGGCCGCGGACGCAATCGCCACCCTCGACGTCGACTCCCTGAAGCCGTATGTCGACCTGCTGCACGCCCACCCCGAAGAGGCCGCCCTCCGCGAGGTCCTCACCGCCGTACTGACGGCGGACCCCGTCGAGATGCGCGAGACCGTCACCGCCGCAGCAGCCGCCGCGGAGCGCCTGGGCGGCGCGTACGCCCCATACGCCACGCTCGCGCACCACTTCCCCGGAGACCCGGGCGTCATCGCCGCCATGCTGCTCAATTACGTACAGCTGCAGCCCGGCGAGGCCCTCTTCCTCGGCGCCGGCGTCCCCCACGCCTACCTCAGCGGCCTCGGCGTCGAAATCATGGCGAATTCGGACAATGTGCTGCGCTGCGGCTTGACGCCCAAGCACGTCGACGTCCCCGAGCTCCTCCGCATCGTCCGCTTCGAAGCCGGCGACCCCGGGGTCCTGCGCCCGGAGGCATCCCCCGAGGGCGAAGAACTGTACGAGACCCCGATCGACGAATTCCGGCTCTCGCGGTACGTCCTTGCCGAGGGCGCCGCGCCCCGCACTCTCCCCTCCGGCACCCCACAGATCCTGCTCTGTACAGGGGGTCGGATCCGGGCCGGCGAACTCACCCTCTCGCCGGGGGAGTCGGCCTTCGTACCGGCAGGAGAATCGGCCGAATTGTCCGGTACGGGCACCCTCTTCCGGGCCACAGTGGCTGCCTGA
- a CDS encoding cation diffusion facilitator family transporter, with the protein MSASGGTKAIVAALAANLAIAVAKFVAFLFSGSSSMLAESVHSLADSGNQGLLLLGGKKAQREATPQHPFGYGRERYIYAFLVSIVLFTVGGMFAIYEGYEKIHDPHEIEAWYWPVGVLVFAIIAESFSFRTAIKESNVTRGNQSWKDFIRRAKAPELPVVLLEDLGALVGLILALAGVSVALVTGDGVWDGIGTLCIGVLLIIIAIVLAAETKSLLLGEAAGTDEIEKIKAAVVDGNTVTRIIHMRTLHLGPEELLVAAKIAVQHDDTAAEVASSINSAEERIRAAVPIARVIYLEPDIYDESAAGAGENPTRSPEGPAAAH; encoded by the coding sequence ATGAGTGCGTCAGGCGGAACCAAGGCGATCGTGGCGGCACTCGCCGCCAACCTCGCGATCGCAGTAGCCAAGTTTGTGGCGTTCCTCTTCAGTGGATCGTCCTCGATGCTCGCGGAAAGCGTGCACTCGCTCGCCGACTCGGGCAACCAGGGGCTCCTGCTGCTCGGCGGCAAGAAGGCCCAGCGCGAGGCAACGCCCCAGCACCCCTTCGGCTATGGCCGCGAGCGCTACATCTACGCCTTCCTCGTCTCCATCGTGCTCTTCACGGTCGGTGGCATGTTCGCCATCTACGAGGGCTACGAGAAGATCCACGACCCGCACGAGATCGAGGCCTGGTACTGGCCCGTCGGCGTCCTCGTCTTCGCGATCATCGCGGAGTCCTTCTCCTTCCGTACGGCGATCAAGGAATCCAACGTCACCCGCGGCAACCAGTCCTGGAAGGACTTCATCCGCCGCGCCAAGGCCCCCGAGCTCCCTGTCGTCCTCCTTGAGGACCTCGGCGCGCTGGTCGGCCTGATCCTCGCGCTTGCCGGCGTGAGCGTGGCCCTGGTGACGGGTGACGGCGTCTGGGACGGCATCGGCACCCTCTGCATCGGCGTCCTGCTGATCATCATCGCGATCGTCCTGGCGGCCGAGACGAAGTCTCTCCTCCTCGGCGAGGCGGCCGGCACGGACGAGATCGAGAAGATCAAGGCCGCGGTCGTCGACGGCAACACCGTCACCCGCATCATCCACATGCGTACGCTCCACCTCGGCCCCGAGGAACTGCTGGTCGCAGCCAAGATCGCGGTCCAGCACGACGACACGGCGGCGGAGGTCGCCAGCTCGATCAACTCGGCGGAGGAGCGCATCCGTGCGGCGGTCCCGATCGCCCGGGTGATCTACCTGGAGCCGGACATCTACGACGAGTCGGCGGCAGGGGCGGGCGAGAACCCGACCAGGTCCCCGGAGGGCCCGGCGGCCGCGCACTGA
- a CDS encoding fructose-specific PTS transporter subunit EIIC, whose product MTSPAGRTQGGDVSGQKRLKLLAVTACPTGIAHTYMAAEKLAQAAERLDIDMKVETQGSIGAENVLSDNDVKHADGVIIAADKDVDRSRFAGKRVLAVGVADGIRRPEQLIEEVRTAPVQGAGRAGGSVAPPASGGGGGRERSVAYKALMNGVSYMIPFVVVGGLLIAMSLAIGGHATPEGLVIPKDSFWMDVNNIGVIGFKLMVPILSGYIAYAIADRPALVPGMIGGWIANDGSLYDSEAGAGFIGAIVTGFLAGYLVQWIKKVKVPKFAQPIMPIIVIPIVATTALGLFFVYVIGSPIAWVFEHLTSWLSGMTGTSAILLGAILGLMIAFDMGGPVNKTAFLFGAGLIGTGNQTVMGMCAAAIPVMPLGQGLATLIRRKLYSEQERETGMAALFMGLFGISEGAIPFAAARPAQVIPANMLGGAVAGAVAGMAGVTDAVPHGGPIVAVLGAVGGVPMFFVAVAIGTAVTAVTTNALIGFKERGAGSSASAGAVVPEPVLVGVGAGGAGGSGGAVRAEKALSAPAAVAAPEDEILSGYLTARTVKVWLESHDKDAAIREMAELLATTGNVRDVDELVRVALAREDQGTTGLGEEIAIPHAKTDAVSAPTVGFARSAEGIEWGSLDGTKAKLVFMISVPEAAAGDEHLRILAMLSRKLMDTDFRARLSTAPDEAAVLKVLAEVQ is encoded by the coding sequence GTGACAAGTCCGGCCGGCCGCACACAGGGCGGAGACGTGAGTGGGCAGAAGAGGCTGAAGCTGCTCGCGGTCACTGCCTGCCCCACCGGCATAGCCCACACGTACATGGCGGCGGAGAAGCTGGCGCAGGCCGCCGAGCGTCTCGATATCGACATGAAGGTGGAGACGCAAGGCTCCATCGGGGCTGAAAACGTGTTGTCTGACAACGATGTCAAGCATGCGGACGGCGTCATCATCGCGGCCGACAAAGACGTCGACCGCAGCCGGTTCGCCGGGAAGCGGGTGCTGGCTGTCGGTGTGGCGGACGGCATCCGCCGTCCTGAGCAGTTGATCGAGGAGGTGCGGACCGCGCCCGTGCAGGGGGCGGGTAGAGCGGGCGGTTCCGTCGCGCCGCCCGCCAGTGGCGGCGGTGGCGGCAGGGAGCGGAGCGTCGCGTACAAGGCGCTGATGAACGGCGTCTCGTACATGATCCCGTTCGTGGTGGTGGGCGGACTGCTCATCGCCATGTCGCTGGCGATCGGTGGGCACGCGACGCCGGAGGGGCTGGTCATCCCGAAGGATTCCTTCTGGATGGACGTCAACAACATCGGGGTCATCGGCTTCAAGCTGATGGTGCCGATCCTGTCGGGCTATATCGCGTATGCGATCGCCGACCGGCCGGCGCTGGTGCCTGGCATGATCGGCGGCTGGATCGCCAACGACGGGTCGCTGTACGACTCCGAGGCGGGCGCCGGGTTCATCGGTGCGATCGTGACCGGGTTCCTGGCCGGCTATCTGGTGCAGTGGATCAAGAAGGTCAAGGTTCCGAAGTTCGCGCAGCCGATCATGCCGATCATCGTGATCCCGATCGTTGCGACGACGGCGCTGGGGCTCTTCTTCGTTTACGTGATCGGCAGTCCGATCGCCTGGGTGTTTGAGCATCTGACGAGCTGGCTGAGCGGGATGACCGGGACGAGCGCGATCCTGCTGGGCGCGATTCTTGGGCTCATGATCGCGTTCGACATGGGCGGTCCCGTCAACAAGACGGCGTTCCTGTTCGGTGCCGGTCTCATCGGCACCGGCAATCAGACGGTGATGGGCATGTGCGCGGCGGCGATCCCCGTGATGCCTCTGGGGCAGGGGCTCGCCACGCTGATACGCCGCAAGCTCTACTCGGAGCAGGAGCGCGAGACCGGGATGGCCGCGCTCTTCATGGGGCTGTTCGGGATTTCGGAAGGTGCGATCCCGTTCGCGGCCGCGCGGCCGGCGCAGGTCATTCCGGCGAACATGCTCGGTGGCGCGGTCGCCGGTGCCGTCGCCGGCATGGCCGGGGTGACGGATGCGGTGCCGCACGGCGGGCCGATCGTGGCCGTGCTCGGCGCGGTGGGCGGTGTGCCGATGTTCTTCGTGGCTGTGGCCATCGGAACAGCGGTCACAGCGGTGACCACGAATGCGCTCATCGGCTTCAAAGAGCGGGGTGCGGGTTCGAGTGCGAGTGCGGGTGCGGTCGTGCCTGAGCCTGTGCTCGTTGGGGTCGGTGCGGGTGGTGCTGGTGGGTCCGGAGGGGCCGTACGTGCTGAGAAGGCGCTGTCGGCTCCTGCGGCTGTCGCAGCGCCCGAGGACGAGATCCTCTCCGGGTATCTCACCGCCCGGACCGTGAAGGTGTGGCTGGAGTCGCACGACAAGGACGCGGCGATCCGGGAGATGGCCGAGCTGCTGGCAACCACCGGGAACGTACGGGACGTCGACGAGCTGGTGCGGGTGGCGCTCGCTCGGGAGGACCAGGGGACGACCGGGCTCGGCGAGGAGATCGCCATTCCGCATGCCAAGACCGACGCGGTGTCCGCGCCGACCGTGGGTTTCGCGCGGTCCGCCGAGGGCATTGAGTGGGGTTCGCTGGACGGGACGAAGGCCAAGCTGGTCTTCATGATCTCCGTGCCCGAGGCGGCCGCGGGCGACGAACACCTGCGGATTCTGGCGATGCTGTCGCGCAAGCTCATGGACACCGACTTCCGTGCGCGGCTGTCGACGGCTCCTGACGAGGCGGCGGTGCTGAAGGTGCTGGCCGAGGTTCAGTAA
- a CDS encoding AAA family ATPase — protein sequence MSAQPAENPDSARASLEALRTEIAKAVVGQDPAVTGLVVALLCRGHVLLEGVPGVAKTLLVRALAASLELDTKRIQFTPDLMPSDVTGSLVYDARTAEFSFQPGPVFTNLLLADEINRTPPKTQASLLEAMEERQVTVDGTPRALPDPFLVAATQNPVEYEGTYPLPEAQLDRFLLKITVPLPSREDEIGVLTRHAEGFNPRDLHAAGLRPAASRADLEAARAAVSKTAVSAEITGYVVDICRATRESPSLTLGVSPRGATALLSTARAWAWLTGRDYVIPDDVKALALPTLRHRIQLRPEAEMEGVTADSVITAILAHVPVPR from the coding sequence ATGAGCGCCCAGCCCGCAGAGAACCCAGACAGCGCCCGCGCCTCACTCGAAGCCCTGCGCACCGAGATCGCCAAGGCCGTGGTCGGCCAGGATCCCGCTGTCACCGGACTCGTCGTAGCTCTCCTCTGCCGCGGCCATGTGCTGCTCGAAGGTGTCCCCGGCGTGGCCAAGACCCTCCTCGTCCGCGCACTCGCGGCCTCCCTCGAACTGGACACGAAACGCATCCAGTTCACCCCGGATCTCATGCCGAGCGACGTCACCGGTTCGCTGGTCTACGACGCTCGGACAGCGGAGTTCTCCTTCCAGCCCGGCCCGGTCTTCACCAACCTGCTGCTCGCTGACGAAATCAACCGCACTCCTCCCAAGACCCAGGCATCTCTCCTGGAAGCAATGGAGGAACGTCAGGTCACGGTCGACGGCACTCCCCGCGCCCTGCCCGACCCCTTCCTCGTGGCGGCAACCCAGAACCCCGTCGAGTACGAGGGCACTTATCCGCTCCCCGAGGCGCAGTTGGACCGTTTCCTCCTCAAGATCACGGTCCCGCTGCCGTCCCGCGAAGACGAGATCGGCGTACTGACCCGCCATGCGGAAGGCTTCAACCCTCGTGACCTGCACGCAGCCGGCCTGCGCCCCGCCGCGAGCCGCGCCGACCTGGAAGCGGCCCGCGCCGCCGTTTCCAAGACCGCGGTCTCCGCAGAGATCACCGGCTATGTCGTCGATATCTGTCGTGCCACCCGTGAATCCCCCTCACTCACCCTCGGCGTCTCCCCTCGCGGAGCCACCGCTCTGCTCTCCACCGCCCGCGCCTGGGCCTGGCTCACCGGCAGGGACTACGTCATCCCCGACGATGTGAAGGCCCTGGCCCTTCCCACACTGCGCCACCGCATCCAGCTCAGGCCCGAGGCCGAGATGGAAGGAGTCACCGCCGACTCCGTCATCACCGCGATCCTCGCCCACGTCCCAGTCCCCCGATGA